TCTTGTCTGGCCTCTTGCCGGAAGAAAGTGTGTTAGCAGAATAGTGATGCAGAATCCAATCCTATGAACAGCTGCCATACACGTAAAGGAGCGTGGACGGATATTCCAGCATTGTCTCTTTTGTTTTGTAGATTTCTAAAGCTCCACTTCCTACACTGAAGTCTCTTCTCTGACATATGCATTCTTTCTGTATCTATTTTGACATTAGTGATATACAGTTAACAAGTCCTTTTTGCATATaacccaaaacacacacatagacacactTGACAAGTTATAAACAGCAGATGTCTTATTTCAAAGTACATGGCATGCTAAATTAAGACAATTTATATGTGCAGAAGAAAGGCCCCTCAAATGACCCACTAGAAGCAGATACTGGCTTGCATTGTCTGTGTTAAGGCATACATGTACATGTCAGGATGATCAGCCGGTTGTCTAAGCAGCTTGGGCTCCCATTTCCTCCGCAAGAGGATCCGGGCTTGCTATTGACCCACAATGGTGTTATGAGGAAGCCGCCATAGTCCCCACTGAGTATGGCTGAAGCTATCGTGAATTGCTTACAAAGTCTTCTGGTACATCTGTGTGAACAGCTGCTTTATTTGTACGAGATCAatctggaagaaaaaagaaagcaatcCAAGGTCCACGAAGACTGCAGGAGAGTTCCTTGGGGTGGAGGCAGGGAACTCAAATTATGCCAACTTTCATGAAGCAAGGACTGAGGACAGCAAACCTCTTGCTGAGCTGCATTCCAGATGTGCTCACACAAAGGCAGGAATGCAGGCAAGATTCACCAtctagagcagcgattcccaaagtgggcaccaccgccccctggtgggtgctgcagcgatccaggggccacaggtagaaacattaattcatatatctttctgtttaattgctattaaaaaatttaaaaaattaatttccagggggcgctaagtaatattttttctggaaagggggcggtaggccaaataagtttgggaaccactgatctagaggcaCGCTTTGAGTgcagacagatggacagacaggCAGCTTCCACACAGAGATTGTGCTCCATGTGGCTCTCAGTGTTGCTGTGAATGCAGAGATCACAAGGCAGCAGCATGCAGATCTCCCCAGCTCTTTGCCTGCTTCAGCTCCCGTCAGCTCCATTTCCCCTGCACCACCAGAGAGCTGCTTTTTTGTTGGCAGATAAATAAATTGGCAGATCTTCATTAAGTTAAATGGACTTGAGTCAAGGCAGTGGACTCTTATAAATGGAGGGGGAGTCGTCACTTGTCAAAGCACAGCCCGAAGCTCCATTTCTGCAGTCCGTTTCTACGCAACTGCACAGAGAAGCATAGAAAAGCAAGTTCCCGAAGGTGAAGCCGGCTGCTTAAAGCCAACACCCATTTTGGGCCCCTCAGAGGAAGAGCCAGATGGTGTCATGAACGCATGGAGATCTTGCATTCCACTCTGAGGAACGCTTCCAAATTTCTTACCTCACTACGAGTGACGATTATTCTCACGAGGGCCGAATCATTTGTGCCAGCTCCTTTCATGGCGTGATAAAGTCTTTCAGCAAAGAAGGCTGGGCGATTCAGGGCACACTGCACTGCAAGGAAGATCATTTCAAAGCATCAGGAGTCACGGCTAACCGAGCCCGGCCCTAGCAGCGTTTCCAGCGCCGGGACCCAGCTTTAATCTCAAACGGCTTTGTTGTAACTATCGAGGTGTCAAAATATTTAGTCTGGTCGTCCACTCTCAGATGGTTGTTGCAACATtatgacacacaaacacacacacacacacacacacacacacagaggaaggggATGCTGTAACAATGGAGGCTGGGGAAACCCATTTTGGAATATCTATCCTCCACGAGTACAGCAGGATTTTACGGCATGTCCGAATGTAGGAACAGGCTGGGGATTTAACAGCTTTTGGGCAGCAAAATGATGGGGGTAtatcagtgacggcgaaccttttcgagaccgagtgcccagaatgcaacccaaaacccacttatttatcgcaaagtgccaacacggcaatttaacctgaatactgaggtcttagtttagaaaaacggttggctccgaggcgtgcgttacttgggagtaagcttggtggtagtcggtggctttgctttgaagcaaccgtgcaactcttccaacaggtgaatcatgaccctaggagggtttactcagaagcaagccccattgccagcaactaagcttactcccaggtaaaggatcacactttagttctttacatgaaaattggtggggtttaacagcgcttaacagggttacctacactgcctccccaaaacttaatgctaataatcaagcccagcggcccaggccagcctagatgtgtgggggaggggagggcgactctgtttgctcgtgcccacagagagggctctgagtgccacctctggcacctgtgccataggtccgccatcCCTGGGTTATATGATGGAGGCAGAGATGTGTCTGGAGAGGAGGGCTGGGTCCCCTACTAGGGATCCTTCCAGCTCAGAAGATACTGCATAGACTTCCACTGCAGCCTGGTTAATAGCAGCTTTGTTACAACAGAATCCGTGTTTTTGCTTCTGTCAGGAGGCAGCATTTAGTGGCAGGACCTTTGGAGGCAAAGTGGAATTCAGGCAACAGTGAGCCTTGCTGGTTCAGGCCTTTGATgtacctagtccagcatcctggctCACACAGAGGTCAAACAGTTGCCCTGGCGGGTAGAATcttgaggccttcccctgatgcagCCTCTTAGCATTGGGTTTCAGAGGCAGCCTGCCCCTGAATATGGCTGTCCCTTAACTCagcatggctaatagccattgagGGACCTTGGGGCACACCTGAATATCCGGATGCACGACATAcatatagtgcagtgatggcgaaccttttcgagaccaagtgcccaaattgcaatccaaaacccacttatttatcacaaagtgccaacacggcaatttaacctgaatgctgtggttttagtttagaaaaaacggttgactccgaggcacacattactcgggagtaagcttggtggtagtcggtggctttgctttgaagcaaccgtgcaactcttccaactacactgcttccccaaaactaggtcttaggtttaatgctaataatcgagcccagcggcccaggccagcctagatgtggggaggaggggggcactctgtttgcacgtgcccacagagaggactctgagtgccacctctggcacccgtgccatgggttcgccaccactgatatagtgaATCTAGACTGCCTGTGAGcaaagagttttattttttttccagatttgtgCTTTTTGCTCATTAAAGActcaattcaattttttaaaaacccattactGTTACCCTAGGAAGCCTCCACTTTAATTGGGGGAATCAGCTGTGAAAGATGAGCAAGATGGACTAATTGGGATCAATAAACTGTCGGCCCAGTCTAGCAGGAAAACCAGAAACCAAGAATTGCTTGCTTTTCCACGGTCCCAACAATAAGGCAGGAGAGACTTTGATGAGCCATCTGGGCCCAGAGAGTGCCAGGACTATTCCTATGAATACCGGTTGATTGCCATGATGGATGCAGATAAGATAAATCAGCTTGGAGCCCTGATTCAATCACCTCAGGGTGATGGAGTGCAGACTGTCCTGCCAGGCACATTTCAAGTGCTTGATCAGCGATAATTGCTGGGAGGACTCAGCCACCAAAAAGTCCTCTTTCAAGAGCTGGATGCGGGAGGAGTCTCTTACCAATCGCCTTCAAGCCACGCTCGACATTTCCAGAAAACTCCCGGTCGATGCTGCTCAGGAGGTCACGGTTGGCAATCTGCACAGAGAAGTCGGGGGAGAGcaatgtcaggactgagcctgtcggTGCAGATGGGGGGGGTAtggcaagggggggggatgttttacTGCTTGTTACTTTGAAGATGTCCggtgctccttccctccccttccaccccaggacttcccggacacagatcttatctgcAAAGGAGTGTGACCTGTTCCCAATCCTGCAGGACTTTGTAGTGGAAATGTAGTGGAAATTGTAGAGGCCATTTGGctgtgggcggaggggggggggcaggggggtataGCTGATGGATCTGAGCGAGCGGCTCAGATTCCTCTTTACATTGTTGCCCTTCGCATCTTTtggaataaaggctttagaacaaatctacagtttccgtcaTTTCCAGGGTCTGACAAGCAGAAGGGCTGAGTGGAGACCAACCCAGGTCCCggacataggagcagcagtggcgtaggaggttaagagctcgtgtgtctaatctggaggaaccgggtttgattcccagctctgccacctgagctgtggaggcttatctgggggattcagattagcctgtacactcccacacctgccagctaAGAATTTGTTGACCTTGGAGCTATCTCACAGCTTCCCGGAgactctcctcagccccacctacacgcTGCCAGGGTattatttgttgtgagggaggaaggagacCTGCAAGAGGAGAttatagtaagcccctttgagtctccttgcaggagagaaaggggggatataaatccaaaactcttctctcttcttcttcttcccagccacCCCTGGTCTGCGGTGCCAGCCCCAGCAGAGAAACACCCTTCAGTGGGGGCTTCAGAGTGGGACAGCTTAGGATGGCCCTGCACCTCCACAGAAATACACAGtagttcccccccacacacacacacacacatgcattacCCGAGAGTAAGCTTCAACGGTGGCTTTCAGCTGTGGCAAGCTTCTCGTGGCCAGGATCATGTTGAAGCAGGATTCATCCGTACCCAGTTTTCCTTCACCTGCTTGGAAAAGGCGCTGAGCATCTTGCTGAGCCTTCTGGAAGTCCACCGTTTGATTCTCCTCGCGATTCCCCTGCAAGATGAAACAGGCGTATTAGCAACACACAGCAGGCGACACGCTCACCCACAAACTGCCCTCAGCAGATTTCAGCCTGGCGTTTAACCTCTTGCCACTCGTTGGGAGGTGACGGCAGAAGAGGGGGCTATAGCCAGCTGTGAGGTGTGCGCCATTTTGATTCTATTgatgaggaagaaaaagaagagttaaaTTTTCTCTACCttacaaaataatgatcaaagcagcacatgcaacaatagctttaggctggaaagaaaagaaaaaatggacaatccagaaatggttggattacatctgggaacaagtgacactggacattttcgacataataacaaagaagATAGAAGCTGGCGAGACAAACAGGCCGAGAATCTTGAAGATATGAGGTCCCATTATcacgaggactggatgaaaaaagctggagtcaatgaggagaaatgggagaaaagattacacccacccccccccccccccccccccccccccccccccccccccccccccccccccccccccccccccccccccccccccccccaacccccccgccccccaccccccccccccccccgccccccccccccccacccccccccccccccacccccccccccccccacccccccccccccccacccccccccccccccacccccccccccccccacccc
The DNA window shown above is from Sphaerodactylus townsendi isolate TG3544 linkage group LG07, MPM_Stown_v2.3, whole genome shotgun sequence and carries:
- the ANXA7 gene encoding annexin A7, translating into MILATRSLPQLKATVEAYSRIANRDLLSSIDREFSGNVERGLKAIVQCALNRPAFFAERLYHAMKGAGTNDSALVRIIVTRSEIDLVQIKQLFTQMYQKTL